Proteins encoded by one window of Dryocola sp. LX212:
- the serS gene encoding serine--tRNA ligase has protein sequence MLDPNLLRTEPDAVAEKLARRGFKLDVETLRSLEERRKVLQVNTENLQAERNSRSKSIGQAKARGEDIEPLRLEVNKLGEELDAAKAELDELLAEIRNIALTLPNIPDDCVPLGKDDSENVEISRWGEPRKFDFEVRDHVTLGEMAKGLDFAAAVKLTGSRFVVMQGQIARMHRALSQFMLDLHTEQHGYIENYVPYLVNQDTLYGTGQLPKFGGDLFHTRPLEEEADASNYALIPTAEVPLTNLMRDEIIDEDSLPMKLTAHTPCFRSEAGSYGRDTRGLIRQHQFDKVEMVQIVRPEDSMDALEEMTGHAEKVLQLLGLPYRKVLLCSGDIGFGARKTYDLEVWLPAQDTYREISSISNCWDFQARRLQARCRSKADKKTRLVHTLNGSGLAVGRTLVAVLENYQQADGRIEVPAALRPYMNGLDYIG, from the coding sequence ATGCTCGATCCCAATCTGCTGCGTACAGAGCCAGACGCAGTCGCTGAAAAACTGGCACGCCGAGGCTTCAAGCTGGATGTAGAAACGCTGCGCTCCTTAGAAGAGCGTCGTAAAGTGCTGCAGGTCAATACAGAAAACCTGCAGGCTGAACGTAACTCGCGATCGAAATCCATCGGCCAGGCGAAAGCGCGTGGGGAAGACATCGAGCCGCTGCGTCTGGAAGTGAACAAGCTGGGTGAAGAGCTGGACGCTGCGAAGGCCGAGCTCGACGAGCTGCTGGCGGAGATCCGTAATATTGCGCTGACGCTGCCAAACATTCCGGACGACTGCGTACCGCTGGGCAAAGACGACAGCGAAAACGTTGAAATCAGCCGCTGGGGCGAGCCGCGTAAATTCGATTTCGAAGTGCGCGACCACGTAACGCTGGGCGAGATGGCTAAAGGCCTGGATTTCGCTGCTGCCGTTAAGCTGACCGGCTCTCGCTTTGTTGTGATGCAAGGGCAAATTGCCCGTATGCACCGTGCTCTGAGCCAGTTCATGCTCGACCTGCACACCGAACAGCACGGCTATATTGAAAACTACGTACCGTACCTTGTAAACCAGGACACGCTGTACGGCACAGGCCAGCTGCCGAAGTTCGGCGGCGATCTGTTCCATACCCGTCCGCTGGAAGAAGAAGCTGATGCCAGCAACTATGCGCTGATCCCAACCGCAGAAGTCCCGCTGACCAACCTGATGCGCGACGAAATCATCGACGAAGATTCTCTGCCGATGAAGCTAACCGCGCATACGCCGTGTTTCCGTTCCGAGGCGGGTTCTTACGGTCGTGACACCCGTGGTTTGATCCGTCAGCACCAGTTCGACAAAGTTGAGATGGTACAGATTGTTCGTCCGGAAGATTCTATGGACGCGCTGGAAGAGATGACCGGTCACGCTGAGAAAGTGCTGCAGCTGCTGGGTCTGCCTTATCGTAAAGTCCTGCTGTGCAGCGGCGATATCGGTTTTGGCGCTCGCAAAACTTACGATCTGGAAGTCTGGCTTCCGGCGCAGGACACCTACCGCGAAATCTCTTCTATCTCTAACTGCTGGGATTTCCAGGCGCGCCGCCTGCAGGCACGCTGCCGCAGCAAGGCCGACAAGAAAACCCGTCTGGTGCACACACTGAACGGTTCCGGCCTGGCCGTAGGCCGTACGCTGGTTGCCGTGCTGGAAAACTACCAGCAGGCAGATGGCCGCATCGAAGTACCGGCAGCGCTGCGTCCGTACATGAACGGGCTCGACTATATTGGTTAA
- the dmsA gene encoding dimethylsulfoxide reductase subunit A, whose product MTDKTPNAILAAEVSRRKLVTTTAIGGLAAASSAFTLPFSRMAFAQTPAGTVSGNEKVVWSACTVNCGSRCPLRMHVVDGEIKYVETDNTGDDDYEGLHQVRACLRGRSMRRRVYNADRLKYPMKRVGARGEGKFERISWEEAFDTIAASMKGIIKEYGNEAIYLNYGTGTLGGTMTRSWPPGSSLIARMMNCVGGYLNHYGDYSTAQIAAGLNYTYGGWADGNSPSDIENSKLVVLFGNNPGETRMSGGGVTYYLEQAREKSNARMIIIDPRYTDTGAGREDEWIPIRPGTDAALISALAWVMITENLVDQPFLDKYCVGYDEKTMPAGAPANGHYKAYILGQGEDGIAKTPEWASQITGIPVDRIIKLAREIGSTKPAFISQGWGPQRHSNGELVSRAIAMLSILTGNVGINGGNSGAREGSYSLPFVRMPTLENPVQTSISMFMWTDAIERGPEMTATRDGVRGKDKLDVPIKMVWNYASNCLINQHSEINRTHDILQDEKKCEMIVVIDNHMTSSAKYADILLPDCTASEQMDFCLDASCGNMSYVIFAGQAIKPRFECKTIYEMTTELAKRLGVEQQFTEGRTQEGWMRHLYKQSQEAIPDLPSFEEFQQQGIYKQRDPEGHHVAYKAFREDPAANPLTTPSGKIEIYSAQLAEIAATWQLPEGDVIDPLPVYSSGFENYGDPLAEKWPLQLTGFHYKARAHSTYGNVDVLKAACRQEMWINPIDAQKRGIANGDVVRIFNGRGEVRINAKVTPRIVPGVVALGEGAWYNPDANKIDHAGSINVLTTQRPSPLAKGNPSHSNLVQVEKA is encoded by the coding sequence ATGACTGATAAAACCCCTAACGCGATCCTCGCGGCAGAGGTAAGCCGCCGTAAGCTGGTGACAACCACGGCTATCGGTGGGCTGGCTGCGGCGAGCAGCGCCTTCACATTACCGTTCTCCCGTATGGCTTTCGCACAGACTCCTGCCGGCACCGTTAGCGGCAACGAAAAAGTAGTGTGGAGCGCCTGTACGGTCAACTGCGGTAGCCGCTGCCCGCTGCGCATGCACGTGGTAGATGGTGAAATTAAATACGTGGAAACCGACAACACCGGCGATGACGATTACGAAGGGCTGCACCAGGTGCGCGCCTGCCTGCGTGGCCGCTCCATGCGCCGTCGCGTCTATAATGCTGACCGTCTTAAGTACCCGATGAAGCGCGTAGGCGCTCGCGGGGAAGGGAAGTTCGAGCGCATCAGCTGGGAAGAAGCCTTTGATACTATCGCCGCCAGCATGAAGGGCATTATCAAAGAGTACGGCAACGAAGCGATTTACCTGAACTACGGCACCGGCACGCTGGGTGGCACGATGACCCGCTCCTGGCCGCCAGGCTCCTCGCTAATCGCCCGCATGATGAACTGCGTAGGCGGTTATCTCAACCACTACGGCGACTACTCTACCGCGCAAATTGCCGCAGGCCTGAACTATACCTACGGTGGTTGGGCGGACGGCAACAGCCCTTCAGACATTGAGAACAGCAAGCTGGTTGTGCTCTTTGGGAATAACCCAGGCGAAACGCGTATGAGCGGCGGCGGGGTGACTTACTACCTTGAGCAGGCTCGCGAAAAATCTAACGCCCGTATGATCATCATCGATCCGCGCTATACCGACACCGGCGCAGGCCGCGAAGATGAATGGATCCCGATTCGTCCGGGCACCGATGCGGCGCTGATTTCAGCGCTGGCGTGGGTGATGATTACTGAAAATCTGGTCGATCAGCCGTTCCTCGATAAATACTGCGTTGGCTATGACGAAAAGACGATGCCAGCGGGTGCGCCTGCTAACGGGCACTATAAAGCTTACATCCTGGGCCAGGGAGAAGATGGCATAGCGAAAACGCCGGAGTGGGCTTCGCAGATCACCGGTATTCCGGTCGATCGCATCATTAAGCTAGCCCGTGAAATCGGCAGTACGAAACCTGCGTTTATCAGCCAGGGCTGGGGGCCGCAGCGTCACTCAAACGGCGAGCTGGTTTCCCGGGCTATTGCAATGCTCTCTATTCTGACCGGTAACGTGGGGATTAACGGCGGCAACAGTGGCGCGCGTGAAGGATCTTATAGTCTGCCGTTCGTGCGCATGCCAACGCTTGAAAATCCGGTGCAGACCAGCATCTCCATGTTCATGTGGACAGATGCTATTGAGCGCGGCCCGGAAATGACCGCCACCCGTGACGGCGTGCGCGGTAAGGACAAGCTCGACGTACCAATCAAGATGGTCTGGAACTACGCCAGCAACTGCCTGATTAACCAGCACTCCGAAATCAACCGTACCCACGATATCCTGCAGGACGAAAAGAAGTGCGAGATGATTGTGGTTATCGATAACCACATGACCTCCTCGGCTAAGTATGCCGACATCCTGCTGCCAGACTGCACCGCGTCTGAGCAGATGGACTTCTGCCTGGATGCCTCCTGCGGCAACATGTCCTACGTGATTTTTGCCGGGCAGGCCATCAAGCCCCGCTTCGAATGCAAAACCATCTACGAGATGACCACCGAGCTTGCTAAACGCCTGGGCGTTGAGCAGCAGTTCACCGAAGGCCGGACTCAGGAAGGCTGGATGCGCCACCTGTACAAGCAGTCTCAGGAAGCGATTCCAGACCTGCCGAGCTTCGAGGAATTCCAGCAGCAGGGCATCTACAAGCAGCGCGATCCGGAAGGGCATCACGTGGCGTACAAAGCGTTCCGTGAAGACCCGGCGGCCAACCCGCTGACAACACCGTCTGGCAAAATCGAAATCTACTCGGCCCAGCTTGCAGAAATCGCCGCGACCTGGCAACTGCCGGAAGGCGACGTTATCGATCCGCTGCCGGTTTACAGCTCTGGGTTCGAAAACTACGGCGATCCGCTTGCCGAAAAATGGCCGCTGCAGCTGACGGGCTTCCACTACAAAGCGCGTGCTCACTCCACCTATGGCAACGTTGATGTGCTGAAGGCCGCATGCCGTCAGGAAATGTGGATTAACCCAATCGACGCGCAGAAGCGCGGCATCGCCAACGGCGATGTTGTGCGGATTTTTAATGGCCGCGGCGAAGTACGCATTAATGCCAAAGTCACTCCTCGTATCGTTCCTGGCGTTGTCGCGCTGGGGGAAGGGGCCTGGTACAACCCGGATGCAAATAAAATTGACCATGCGGGCAGTATCAACGTGTTAACCACCCAACGTCCGTCTCCGCTGGCGAAAGGTAACCCATCCCACAGCAACCTGGTTCAGGTCGAGAAGGCGTAA
- a CDS encoding DMSO/selenate family reductase complex B subunit gives MTTQYGFYIDSSRCTGCKTCELACKDYKNLGPDVSFRRIYEYAGGDWQEDNGVYHQNVFAYYLSIACNHCEDPACTKVCPSGAMHKREDGFVVVNEDVCIGCRYCHMACPYGAPQYNAEKGHMTKCDGCYDRIADGKKPICVESCPLRALDMAPIDELRKKHGEQAAIAPLPSAHFTKPNIVIKPNANGRPCGDKTGYLANPKEV, from the coding sequence ATGACAACCCAGTACGGATTTTACATTGACTCAAGTCGCTGCACCGGCTGCAAAACCTGCGAGCTGGCCTGCAAAGACTACAAAAATTTAGGCCCGGACGTCAGCTTCCGCCGCATTTATGAATACGCGGGCGGCGACTGGCAGGAGGATAACGGTGTTTATCATCAGAATGTCTTCGCCTATTACCTGTCGATAGCCTGTAACCATTGCGAAGACCCGGCCTGCACCAAGGTTTGCCCGAGCGGTGCAATGCACAAGCGCGAAGATGGTTTTGTGGTGGTTAACGAAGATGTGTGCATCGGCTGCCGCTACTGCCACATGGCCTGCCCTTACGGCGCGCCGCAGTACAACGCTGAGAAAGGTCACATGACCAAGTGCGACGGCTGCTACGACCGCATCGCCGACGGCAAAAAGCCGATCTGCGTCGAGTCCTGCCCGCTGCGCGCGCTGGATATGGCACCAATCGACGAGCTGCGTAAAAAGCACGGCGAACAGGCTGCCATTGCGCCGCTGCCGTCCGCGCACTTCACCAAACCGAATATCGTCATTAAACCTAACGCCAACGGCCGCCCCTGCGGGGATAAAACCGGCTATCTGGCCAACCCGAAGGAGGTCTGA
- a CDS encoding dimethyl sulfoxide reductase anchor subunit family protein codes for MGNGWHEWPLMIFTVLGQCVAGGFIVMALALLNGVDERAQQKRVQWAMIVLWVLMGIGFIASILHLGSPLRAFNSLNRIGASALSNEIASGSVFFAIGGFWWLITVMGKMHAGLGKLWMILTMVLGVFFVWMMCRVYLIDTVPTWYSVYTPLSFFLTMFIGGPLLGYLLLRAAGVTGWGMRLLPVITLAGLIVSTVVVLLQGMELAMIQSSIQQASALIPQYGTLMSWRLALLVVALVCWIVPQLKGRQPNVGLLTLAFVLVVAGELIGRGVFYGLHMTVGMAIAS; via the coding sequence ATGGGTAACGGATGGCATGAATGGCCGCTGATGATTTTTACGGTGCTCGGCCAGTGCGTAGCGGGTGGGTTTATCGTCATGGCGCTTGCACTGCTGAACGGCGTTGACGAGCGCGCTCAGCAAAAGCGGGTGCAGTGGGCAATGATCGTACTCTGGGTGCTTATGGGAATTGGGTTCATCGCTTCCATTCTCCATCTTGGCTCACCGTTGCGCGCCTTTAACTCCCTTAACCGCATTGGCGCCTCTGCGCTTAGCAACGAAATTGCAAGCGGCTCGGTGTTCTTCGCCATCGGTGGCTTCTGGTGGCTTATTACCGTGATGGGCAAAATGCACGCGGGGTTAGGGAAGCTGTGGATGATCCTCACGATGGTGCTGGGCGTCTTCTTCGTCTGGATGATGTGCCGCGTGTACCTCATTGACACCGTGCCAACGTGGTACAGCGTTTATACGCCGCTGAGTTTCTTCCTGACGATGTTTATCGGCGGCCCGCTGCTGGGCTATCTGCTGCTCCGTGCGGCGGGCGTAACGGGCTGGGGCATGCGTTTGCTGCCGGTAATCACGCTAGCTGGACTGATCGTCAGCACCGTTGTCGTGCTTTTGCAGGGTATGGAGCTGGCAATGATTCAAAGCTCGATTCAGCAGGCCTCTGCGCTGATCCCTCAGTACGGCACGCTGATGTCCTGGCGCCTCGCCCTGCTGGTGGTAGCGCTGGTTTGCTGGATAGTGCCGCAGCTTAAGGGACGTCAGCCTAACGTGGGTCTGCTGACACTAGCCTTTGTGCTGGTGGTGGCGGGTGAGCTGATCGGTCGCGGCGTGTTCTACGGTCTGCATATGACGGTAGGCATGGCTATTGCCAGTTAA
- a CDS encoding MFS transporter: MSTYTRPVMLLLCGLMLLTLAIAVLNTLVPLWLAHEHLPTWQVGMVGSSYFTGNLLGTLVTGWLIKRYGFNRSYHLASLIFAVGCVGLGLMVGFWSWMMWRFVAGVGCAMIWVVVESALMCSGTSRNRGRLLAAYMMVYYVGTVLGQLMVSKMPTDIVSVLPWVTGMILAAILPLLFTRIVNDRSENQESTPVWPMLRLRHARLGVNGCIISGIVLGSLYGLMPLYLNHQGVSDSGIGFWMAVMVSAGIVGQWPVGRLADRYGRLLVLRVQVFVIILGCLAMLTGAAMGPVLFVLGAAGFTLYPVAMAWACEKVEHHQLVAMNQALLLSYTIGSLLGPTLTAMLMQSYSDDLLFVMIAGVAFVYLLMLLRKAGQHPTPVAHA; encoded by the coding sequence ATGTCCACCTATACCCGGCCAGTGATGCTTTTGCTCTGTGGCCTGATGCTGTTGACCCTGGCCATAGCGGTTTTAAATACGCTGGTGCCGCTATGGCTTGCCCACGAACACCTGCCAACCTGGCAGGTGGGTATGGTTGGCTCGTCCTATTTTACCGGCAATCTGCTGGGTACGCTGGTCACCGGCTGGTTAATTAAGCGCTACGGCTTTAACCGCAGCTATCATCTGGCCTCGCTGATTTTTGCCGTTGGCTGCGTCGGGCTGGGCCTGATGGTCGGCTTCTGGAGCTGGATGATGTGGCGCTTCGTTGCCGGGGTTGGCTGCGCGATGATTTGGGTGGTGGTGGAAAGCGCGCTGATGTGCAGCGGGACTTCGCGCAACCGTGGTCGCCTGCTGGCTGCTTACATGATGGTTTATTATGTGGGTACCGTGCTGGGCCAACTGATGGTCAGCAAGATGCCAACGGATATCGTCAGCGTGCTGCCGTGGGTCACCGGCATGATTCTGGCCGCCATTCTGCCTCTGCTGTTCACTCGCATCGTAAATGACCGCAGTGAGAATCAGGAGTCAACTCCCGTGTGGCCAATGCTGCGCCTGCGTCACGCACGCCTTGGGGTCAACGGCTGCATTATCTCCGGTATCGTTCTGGGCTCGCTGTATGGCCTGATGCCGCTCTACCTCAACCACCAGGGCGTCAGCGATTCCGGCATCGGCTTCTGGATGGCGGTGATGGTCAGCGCGGGAATTGTTGGGCAATGGCCGGTAGGGCGCCTGGCCGATCGCTATGGTCGCCTGCTTGTTTTACGCGTGCAGGTATTCGTTATTATTCTTGGCTGCCTGGCAATGCTTACCGGGGCTGCGATGGGGCCGGTGCTGTTTGTCCTCGGCGCGGCTGGCTTCACGCTTTACCCTGTGGCCATGGCCTGGGCATGTGAGAAAGTAGAGCACCATCAGCTGGTGGCAATGAACCAGGCGCTGCTGCTGAGCTACACCATTGGCAGCCTGCTGGGGCCTACGCTTACTGCGATGCTGATGCAGAGTTACTCGGACGATCTGCTGTTTGTGATGATTGCGGGCGTCGCGTTTGTTTATTTGCTGATGCTGCTGCGTAAAGCAGGGCAGCACCCAACGCCGGTGGCGCACGCCTGA
- the pflA gene encoding pyruvate formate lyase 1-activating protein: MSVIGRIHSFESCGTVDGPGIRFITFFQGCLMRCLYCHNRDTWDTHGGNEITVEELMKEVVTYRHFMNASGGGVTASGGEAILQAEFVRDWFRACHKEGIHTCLDTNGFVRRYDPVIDELLEVTDLVMLDLKQMNDEIHQNLVGVSNHRTLEFAKYLSKKDINVWIRYVVVPGWSDDDDSAHRLGEFTRDMGNVEKIELLPYHELGKHKWVAMGEEYKLDGVHPPKKETMERVKSILEQYGHKVMY; the protein is encoded by the coding sequence ATGTCAGTAATTGGCCGAATTCATTCCTTTGAATCATGCGGTACCGTGGATGGCCCCGGTATTCGTTTTATCACCTTCTTTCAGGGCTGCCTGATGCGCTGCCTGTACTGCCATAACCGTGATACCTGGGATACGCACGGCGGCAACGAAATCACCGTGGAAGAGCTCATGAAAGAGGTGGTGACCTATCGCCACTTTATGAATGCTTCCGGCGGCGGCGTGACCGCCTCCGGCGGCGAAGCCATTTTGCAGGCCGAGTTTGTGCGCGACTGGTTCCGCGCCTGCCACAAAGAAGGTATTCACACCTGCCTCGACACCAACGGTTTTGTTCGCCGCTACGATCCGGTGATTGATGAACTGCTGGAAGTGACCGATCTTGTGATGCTCGATTTAAAACAGATGAACGATGAGATCCACCAGAATCTGGTTGGCGTCTCTAACCACCGCACCCTCGAATTTGCTAAATATCTGTCGAAGAAAGACATCAACGTCTGGATCCGCTACGTGGTTGTGCCGGGCTGGTCCGACGATGATGATTCCGCGCACCGCCTGGGCGAATTCACCCGCGATATGGGCAACGTCGAGAAAATCGAACTGCTGCCGTATCACGAACTGGGCAAGCACAAGTGGGTCGCGATGGGCGAAGAGTACAAGCTGGATGGCGTACACCCGCCGAAGAAAGAGACCATGGAGCGCGTGAAAAGCATTCTCGAACAATACGGTCACAAAGTTATGTATTAA
- the pflB gene encoding formate C-acetyltransferase, protein MSELNEKLATAWEGFAKGDWQNEVNVRDFIQKNYTPYEGDESFLAGATDATTKLWDNVMEGVKQENRTHAPVDFDTDLASTITSHDAGYINKSLETIVGLQTDAPLKRAIIPFGGIKMVEGSCKVYGRELDPMLKKIFTEYRKTHNQGVFDVYTKDILNCRKSGVITGLPDAYGRGRIIGDYRRVALYGIDFLMKDKFAQFNSLQTKLENGEDLEATIRLREEISEQHRALGQIKEMAAKYGCDISGPATNAQEAIQWTYFGYLAAVKSQNGAAMSFGRVSTFLDAYIERDLKAGKITETDAQEMIDHLVMKLRMVRFLRTPEYDELFSGDPIWATESIAGMGVDGRTLVTKSSFRFLNTLYTMGPSPEPNITILWSEKLPLNFKKYAAKVSIDTSSLQYENDDLMRPDFNNDDYAIACCVSPMVVGKQMQFFGARANLAKTMLYAINGGIDEKLKMQVGPKEAPITAEVLDYDNVLDRLDHFMDWLAKQYVTALNIIHYMHDKYSYEASLMALHDRDVVRTMACGIAGLSVAADSLSAIKYAKVKPIRDEDGLATDFEIEGEYPMFGNNDPRVDDIAVDLVERFMKKIQKLTTYRNAIPTQSVLTITSNVVYGKKTGNTPDGRRAGTPFGPGANPMHGRDQKGAVASLTSVAKLPFAYAKDGISYTFSIVPNALGKDDEVRKTNLAGLMDGYFHHEASIEGGQHLNVNVMNREMLLDAMEHPEKYPQLTIRVSGYAVRFNSLTKEQQQDVITRTFTQTM, encoded by the coding sequence ATGTCCGAGCTTAATGAAAAGTTAGCCACAGCCTGGGAAGGTTTTGCCAAAGGCGACTGGCAGAATGAAGTAAACGTACGTGACTTCATTCAGAAAAACTACACTCCTTACGAGGGCGATGAGTCCTTCCTGGCAGGTGCGACTGACGCAACTACCAAGCTGTGGGACAACGTTATGGAAGGCGTTAAACAGGAAAACCGCACTCACGCGCCTGTTGACTTCGATACCGACCTCGCTTCAACCATCACTTCCCATGATGCTGGCTATATCAATAAGTCCCTCGAAACCATCGTGGGCCTGCAGACTGACGCGCCTCTCAAACGTGCCATCATTCCGTTTGGCGGCATCAAAATGGTTGAAGGTTCTTGTAAAGTATACGGTCGTGAACTCGACCCAATGCTTAAGAAGATCTTCACCGAATACCGTAAAACGCACAACCAGGGCGTGTTTGATGTTTACACCAAAGACATCCTGAACTGCCGTAAATCAGGTGTTATCACCGGTCTGCCAGATGCGTATGGCCGTGGTCGTATCATCGGTGACTACCGTCGCGTTGCGCTATACGGCATCGACTTCCTGATGAAAGACAAATTCGCTCAGTTCAACTCACTGCAGACCAAGCTGGAAAACGGTGAAGATCTGGAAGCGACTATCCGTCTGCGTGAAGAGATCTCCGAACAGCACCGTGCGCTGGGTCAGATCAAAGAAATGGCGGCTAAATATGGCTGCGATATCTCTGGTCCTGCGACTAACGCACAGGAAGCTATTCAGTGGACTTACTTCGGCTACCTGGCTGCGGTTAAATCTCAGAACGGCGCTGCAATGTCCTTCGGTCGCGTATCTACCTTCCTGGATGCCTACATCGAGCGTGACCTGAAAGCAGGCAAAATCACCGAAACTGACGCTCAGGAGATGATTGACCACCTGGTCATGAAACTACGTATGGTTCGCTTCCTGCGTACCCCTGAGTACGATGAGCTGTTCTCCGGTGACCCAATCTGGGCAACTGAATCTATCGCCGGGATGGGCGTTGATGGCCGTACTCTGGTCACCAAATCCAGCTTCCGCTTCCTGAACACCCTGTACACCATGGGGCCGTCTCCGGAGCCGAACATCACCATCCTGTGGTCTGAAAAACTGCCGCTGAACTTCAAAAAATACGCGGCTAAAGTCTCCATCGATACCTCTTCTCTGCAGTACGAGAATGACGATCTGATGCGTCCTGACTTCAACAACGATGACTACGCTATCGCTTGCTGCGTAAGCCCAATGGTTGTTGGTAAGCAAATGCAGTTCTTCGGTGCTCGTGCGAACCTGGCGAAAACCATGCTGTATGCCATCAATGGCGGCATTGATGAAAAACTGAAAATGCAGGTTGGTCCTAAAGAAGCGCCAATCACTGCAGAAGTGCTGGACTACGATAACGTGCTGGACCGCCTGGACCACTTCATGGACTGGCTGGCTAAGCAGTACGTCACCGCGCTGAACATCATTCACTACATGCATGATAAGTACAGCTACGAAGCGTCTCTGATGGCTCTTCATGACCGTGACGTTGTTCGCACCATGGCTTGTGGTATCGCGGGTCTTTCCGTTGCTGCTGACTCCCTGTCCGCAATCAAATACGCGAAAGTTAAACCAATTCGTGACGAAGATGGTCTGGCGACCGACTTCGAAATCGAAGGTGAATACCCAATGTTCGGTAACAACGATCCTCGCGTAGATGACATCGCTGTTGACCTGGTAGAACGTTTCATGAAGAAAATTCAGAAGCTGACTACTTACCGTAACGCTATCCCGACTCAGTCTGTTCTGACCATCACCTCTAACGTGGTTTATGGTAAGAAAACCGGTAACACCCCAGATGGCCGTCGCGCAGGTACTCCGTTCGGTCCAGGTGCTAACCCAATGCACGGTCGTGACCAGAAAGGTGCCGTTGCCTCTCTGACCTCCGTTGCTAAACTGCCGTTTGCCTACGCGAAAGATGGTATCTCTTATACCTTCTCCATCGTGCCAAACGCGCTGGGTAAAGACGACGAAGTGCGTAAAACAAACCTCGCGGGTCTGATGGATGGTTACTTCCACCACGAAGCGTCCATCGAAGGTGGTCAGCACCTGAACGTGAACGTGATGAACCGTGAAATGCTGCTGGACGCAATGGAACATCCTGAGAAATATCCTCAGCTGACCATCCGCGTATCCGGTTACGCCGTACGTTTTAACTCCCTGACTAAAGAACAGCAGCAGGACGTTATTACCCGTACCTTCACCCAAACCATGTAA
- the focA gene encoding formate transporter FocA: MKTDNPFEVLLPPAMAKVAEDAGVYKATKHPLTTFYLAITAGVFISIAFVFYITATTGTAGVPFGIAKLIGGTCFSLGLILCVICGADLFTSTVLIVVAKASGRITWGQLARNWINVYIGNLIGALLFVLLIWLSGMYMTANGAWGMNVLQTADHKMHHTFIEAVCLGILANLMVCLAVWMSYSGRSLMDKMFAMILPVAMFVASGFEHSIANMFMIPMGIVVRNFASPEFWTAVGSSPDNFSHLTIMNFIIDNLIPVTIGNIIGGGLLVGLTYWVIYLRGGDKH; encoded by the coding sequence GTGAAAACTGACAACCCTTTTGAAGTATTACTTCCTCCAGCCATGGCAAAAGTTGCCGAAGACGCTGGCGTCTATAAAGCAACAAAACATCCGCTGACTACGTTTTATTTAGCGATCACCGCTGGCGTATTCATCTCGATTGCCTTCGTTTTTTACATCACCGCCACTACCGGTACCGCGGGCGTCCCCTTTGGTATCGCAAAGCTGATTGGCGGCACATGCTTCTCTTTAGGTTTGATTCTTTGTGTTATTTGCGGAGCTGACCTCTTCACCTCCACAGTGCTGATTGTCGTCGCTAAGGCGAGCGGTCGTATTACGTGGGGACAGCTAGCCCGTAACTGGATAAATGTTTATATCGGTAACCTGATTGGCGCATTGCTGTTTGTGCTGCTTATCTGGCTGTCAGGTATGTATATGACCGCTAATGGGGCCTGGGGCATGAACGTGCTGCAGACCGCCGACCATAAAATGCACCACACGTTTATCGAAGCCGTGTGCCTCGGTATTCTTGCGAACCTGATGGTTTGTCTGGCGGTCTGGATGAGCTACTCCGGTCGCAGTTTAATGGACAAGATGTTTGCTATGATACTGCCGGTCGCCATGTTTGTTGCCAGCGGCTTTGAGCACAGTATCGCAAACATGTTCATGATCCCTATGGGTATCGTGGTACGTAACTTCGCAAGCCCGGAATTCTGGACCGCAGTCGGGTCGTCTCCGGACAATTTCTCGCATCTGACCATTATGAACTTCATCATCGATAACCTGATTCCGGTCACTATCGGGAACATCATCGGCGGTGGTTTGTTGGTTGGATTGACATACTGGGTAATTTATCTGCGCGGTGGCGACAAGCACTAA